The following coding sequences lie in one Colias croceus chromosome 1, ilColCroc2.1 genomic window:
- the LOC123706351 gene encoding conserved oligomeric Golgi complex subunit 3 encodes MDTMTLKEIQSKLLLWEAAGNPLAPLTASQREAILDLETLIQSDGVLEEDSQKSPPNETSDTTNVLQVNTMYDFLEFYENLSEQSIKASDAPYEAYYKQLEERKNECVNLTDQIAATLSNLDKLSDEYNLVSNKTNALHTMSEQLLADQNKLSAIGDNIKQKLHYFTQVEHLSQRLNSPTMSVNSDTFFNVLSKIDECLEYMRANSTFKEAHSYTVKYRHLQSRAMSLIRSYVNHVLNMATEQVLSPEEPHDSEQMDMAYAVYFGKFQAVAPKLKMVIGEIEKRAEVNEDYASLLSDIQREYAIRRQRVAGGPTAGALAVAGSKHARDHCAMLRAACSLLALAVRDECALYEHFFSKSSPALEEYLQSLSNGLYETLRPHIIHINHLETLAELCVILKVEVIEEQVNNDPSLLALGAVARSLLQDTQERLVFRAHVHLRADVLHYRPAPGDLAYPDKLEMMQQIALSLQEQSLKRSDSRNSMISDISTTSQEVANINVEAQRRPQASPADLHGMWYPGVRRTLAALSRLYRCLEKRVFQGLAQEAISLCVQSVSNAANQISALKTSIDGELFQIKHLLILREQIAPFQVDFVIKETSLDFSNMKNAAYGLIQRPRQIFSLNSNNALLEFLLEGTPMVREHLLDSRKEVDRQLKSCCEMFIKDATEIMVGPLIEFIEKVQSFQPADQLKVQPWATASQIAVIVQEAQRRIKTHLAPIQRSMQLYLANKETEFILFRPIRNNVVGYFVQLEQLLTNSGYSYDDVIIVACPTPEQVSVFISSASLISHNEPVLPYGKKKPTSVIRKPSVTSITEKKEDKPPIASNPTTSQT; translated from the exons atggATACTATGACCTTAAAAGAAATACAAAGCAAATTGCTGCTATGGGAAGCTGCAGGGAACCCATTGGCGCCACTAACTGCTTCGCAAAGAGAAGCTATACTGGACTTGGAAACCTTGATACAAAGTGATGGTGTTTTGGAGGAGGATTCtcaa aaatccCCACCAAATGAAACATCCGACACCACAAATGTACTGCAAGTCAATACAATGTATGATTTCTTGgagttttatgaaaacttgAGTGAGCAAAGTATAAAGGCCAGCGATGCTCCTTATGAAGCATATTACAAACAATTAGAAGAAAGGAAAAATGAATGTGTAAATTTAACTGACCAG ATTGCAGCTACATTATCAAATTTAGACAAACTGTCTGATGAATACAATCTTGTGTCCAACAAAACGAATGCCCTCCACACCATGAGTGAACAACTGCTGGCCGATCAGAATAAACTCTCTGCTATTG GCGATAATATAAAGCAGAAGCTCCACTATTTCACACAAGTGGAGCACCTCTCGCAGCGACTCAACAGTCCAACCATGTCTGTGAATAGCGATACATTCTTCAATGTGCTGTCCAAAATAGATGAGTGCTTGGAGTATATGCGGGCTAAT AGCACATTCAAAGAAGCGCACTCGTACACTGTAAAGTACCGTCACTTGCAAAGCCGCGCTATGTCTCTCATACGTAGCTACGTGAACCACGTCTTGAACATGGCTACAGAGCAAGTGCTTTCGCCAGAAGAGCCACACGACAGCGAACAAATGGATATGGCATATGCTGTTTACTTCGGCAAGTTTCAAGCCGTCGCACCTAAGTTGAAAATGGTGATCGGGGAAATTGAGAAACGAGCGGAGGTCAATGAAGa CTACGCGTCCCTACTCTCAGACATACAGCGTGAATACGCAATACGCAGACAGCGCGTAGCCGGCGGGCCCACAGCCGGCGCGCTGGCTGTAGCTGGCAGCAAGCACGCGCGCGACCACTGCGCTATGCTGCGAGCTGCGTGCTCTTTACTGGCGCTAGCTGTGAGGGACGAGTGTGCGCTGTATGAGCACTTCTTCTCCAAGTCCTCTCCGGCTTTAGA GGAATATCTCCAATCGCTCAGCAACGGCTTGTACGAGACGCTACGACCGCACATCATACACATCAACCATCTGGAGACGCTCGCCGAACTGTGTGTTATATTAAAAGTGGAAGTGATTGAGGAACAAGTTAATAACGATC CGTCGCTCTTAGCACTGGGCGCAGTGGCCCGGTCGCTGCTGCAGGACACGCAGGAGCGGCTCGTGTTCCGCGCGCACGTGCACCTGCGGGCCGACGTGCTGCACTACCGCCCCGCGCCCGGCGACCTCGCATACCCCGACAAGCTGGAGATGATGCAG CAAATCGCCTTGTCCCTCCAAGAGCAGAGCCTCAAACGGAGCGACTCTCGCAACTCCATGATATCGGACATTTCGACCACTTCCCAAGAAGTAGCCAACATCAACGTGGAAGCACAACGCCGACCGCAAGCGTCTCCAGCTGACCTGCACGGCATGTGGTATCCAGGTGTTCGAAGAACTCTAGCAGCACTATCCAGGCTTTACAGGTGCCTGGAAAAGCGAGTTTTCCAAGGCCTAGCCCAGGAAGCAATTTCCCTCTGCGTGCAGAGTGTTTCCAACGCGGCGAACCAAATCTCTGCGCTAAAAACAAGCATTGACGGCGAATTGTTCCAAATTAAACATCTTCTGATACTCCGAGAGCAAATTGCTCCTTTCCAAGTGGATTTTGTCATTAAGGAAACTTCTCTAGACTTCAGCAATATGAAGAATGCTGCATACGGTTTGATACAACGTCCAAGGCAGATTTTCTCTCTGAATAGCAATAATGCGTTATTGGAATTCCTTCTAGAAGGTACTCCAATGGTTAGGGAACATTTGCTGGACTCGAGGAAGGAGGTGGACAGACAGTTGAAGAGTTGCTGTGAGATGTTTATCAAGGATGCTACGGAAATCATGGTCGGGCCGTTGATCGAGTTTATTGAGAAG GTTCAATCCTTCCAACCAGCAGATCAGCTCAAAGTACAACCGTGGGCAACGGCTTCTCAAATTGCCGTTATAGTGCAAGAAGCTCAGAGACgaattaaaacacatttaGCGCCGATTCAACGGTCCATGCAGTTGTATCTCGCTAATAAGGAGACCGAGTTCATACTTTTCCGGCCTATACGG AACAATGTCGTTGGATACTTCGTACAATTGGAGCAATTATTGACAAATTCTGGTTATTCCTATGATGACGTCATCATCGTAGCCTGTCCTACACCTGAACAAGTATCAGTGTTCATATCATCTGCCAGTCTTATCAGCCACAATGAACCAGTATTGCCATATGGGAAAAAGAAGCCGACTAGTGTCATTCGGAAACCTAGTGTTACCagtattacagaaaaaaaGGAGGACAAGCCACCTATTGCCAGCAATCCTACAACTAGTCAGACATAG
- the LOC123706347 gene encoding mitochondrial-processing peptidase subunit beta — translation MLKVATTLRLVSKQGKNVRLFATAATKNEALVNVPPTKLTVLDNGIRVASEDSGSPTATVGLWIDAGSRYETSKNNGVAHFLEHMAFKGTSKRSQTDLELLVENMGAHLNAYTSREQTVFYAKCLANDVPAAIEILADIIQNSSLAEPEIERERGVILREMQDVESNLQEVVFDHLHATAFQGTPLGQTILGPTKNIKKISKADLQQYIKTHYQPTRIVLSGAGGVEHNKLVDLANKHLGSLKNTALDVPELTPCRYTGSEIRVRDDSMPLAHIAVAVEGAGWTDADNIPLMVANTLIGAWDRSQGGGANNASFLAQASSIENLCHSFQSFNTCYKDTGLWGIYFVSEPLKIEDMLYNIQSEWMKLCTSVTEGEVDRAKNLLKTNMLLQLDGTTPVCEDIGRQILCYNRRIPIHELDARIEAVTVDNVKDVCYKYLYDRCPVVAAVGPTEALPDYNRIRSGMYWLRV, via the coding sequence ATGTTGAAAGTAGCGACTACGTTAAGGCTTGTTTCAAAGCAGGGTAAAAATGTTCGATTATTTGCCACAGCTGCAACAAAAAATGAAGCCTTAGTAAATGTTCCACCAACAAAGCTCACAGTTCTCGACAATGGGATCCGTGTCGCTTCCGAGGACTCTGGCTCGCCAACCGCAACCGTGGGGCTGTGGATAGACGCTGGTTCAAGGTATGAAACCTCTAAAAATAATGGAGTTGCCCACTTCCTTGAACACATGGCGTTCAAGGGAACCAGCAAGAGATCACAAACCGATCTCGAGTTGCTCGTAGAGAACATGGGCGCACACTTAAATGCTTACACATCTCGCGAGCAAACCGTATTTTACGCCAAATGCCTCGCAAACGACGTCCCAGCTGCCATTGAGATCCTTGCTGACATCATCCAGAACTCGTCGCTCGCTGAACCCGAAATCGAACGAGAACGTGGCGTCATCCTCCGCGAAATGCAAGACGTCGAAAGCAACTTGCAAGAGGTTGTATTTGATCATTTGCACGCCACTGCCTTCCAAGGTACTCCCCTAGGACAGACAATTCTTGGCCCCACCAAGAACATTAAGAAGATCTCAAAGGCTGATCTTCAACAGTACATCAAGACACACTACCAACCCACAAGAATAGTTCTCTCTGGTGCCGGTGGTGTTGAACACAACAAGCTTGTAGACCTCGCTAACAAGCATTTGGGCAGTTTGAAGAACACAGCTTTGGATGTACCAGAATTGACTCCCTGCCGTTACACTGGATCTGAAATCAGAGTGCGTGATGACTCAATGCCATTGGCTCACATTGCTGTTGCTGTAGAAGGAGCTGGATGGACCGATGCTGATAACATTCCTCTCATGGTAGCAAACACTCTGATCGGTGCTTGGGACCGCTCCCAAGGAGGTGGTGCTAACAACGCCTCTTTCTTGGCCCAAGCTTCCTCCATTGAGAACTTGTGCCACAGCTTCCAATCATTCAACACTTGCTACAAGGACACTGGTCTGTGGGGTATCTACTTTGTATCTGAGCCGTTGAAAATTGAAGATATGTTGTACAATATCCAATCTGAATGGATGAAACTTTGCACATCAGTGACCGAGGGTGAAGTAGACAGGGCAAAGAACTTATTGAAGACCAACATGCTCCTCCAGCTCGATGGAACCACACCCGTTTGTGAGGACATCGGTCGCCAGATCCTGTGCTATAACCGCCGTATTCCCATTCATGAGCTTGACGCGCGCATTGAGGCAGTAACCGTAGACAATGTCAAAGATGTATGCTACAAATACTTGTATGACCGCTGCCCTGTCGTAGCTGCTGTAGGACCCACGGAAGCCCTTCCCGACTACAACAGAATCCGCTCTGGAATGTACTGGCTCAGAGTCTAA